In a single window of the Scyliorhinus canicula chromosome 1, sScyCan1.1, whole genome shotgun sequence genome:
- the LOC119969346 gene encoding zinc-binding protein A33-like isoform X3, protein MTQEEASRCFRFCKLRKWAFKEMEQKQKEEIPRVKEQSSSLQTHIASEFSKMHQILTEKELCLLRDLREEEERILEPMEKNLGEIQKNLAKIQDQLSFFQKHMEHKDSERFQEEAFVHHLRNWYPDTSGIIKSEGLHKKKFTNPLGDPLWKDLLPAINPESHRAEMVSVTLDVETANPQLEVSDDRRLLKYTGSKRSSLPDTRKRFMDSPCVLGSEGFTSGRHYWEVEVTGNRGWRLGVAAESVERKRGVSLCPENRFWTIGRDWSQLSINSSLRSPLRVSQIPGKVGVYLSYESGTVSFFGADTKSHLHTFTGNKFTEKMYPFFFTSDLKNCLKI, encoded by the coding sequence ATGACCCAGGAGGAGGCATCAAGATGTTTCCGCTTTTGCAAGTTGAGGAAATGGGCGTTTAAAGAAATGGAGCAGAAGCAGAAAGAGGAGATTCCCCGAGTTAAGGAGCAGTCAAGCAGTCTGCAGACCCACATCGCATCCGAGTTCAGTAAAATGCACCAGATTCTCACTGAGAAAGAGCTGTGTTTACTCAGAGATCTCAGGGAAGAAGAGGAGAGGATTCTCGAACCAATGGAGAAAAACCTTGGAGAGATTCAGAAGAATTTAGCAAAGATTCAAGATCAACTGTCATTCTTTCAAAAACACATGGAACACAAAGACAGCGAGAGGTTCCAAGAGGAAGCGTTTGTACATCACTTGAGAAATTGGTATCCGGACACCAGCGGAATAATAAAATCTGAAGGACTGCATAAAAAAAAATTCACCAACCCTTTGGGTGATCCACTTTGGAAAGATTTGCTGCCTGCCATTAACCCCGAATCTCACAGAGCTGAAATGGTCTCTGTGACTCTGGATGTGGAAACAGCGAATCCCCAACTCGAGGTGTCAGACGATCGGAGGCTTTTGAAATACACCGGTTCGAAGAGGTCAAGTCTCCCTGACACCAGGAAGAGGTTTATGGACAGTCCCTGTGTGCTGGGGTCAGAGGGATTCACATCGGGGAGACATtactgggaggtggaggtgacgGGGAATCGGGGCTGGAGACTGGGAGTAgccgcagaatctgtggagaggaagagaggggtcAGTCTGTGCCCAGAGAATAGATTCTGGACCATTGGGCGGGATTGGAGCCAGCTTTCTATAAACTCCTCTCTTCGATCCCCTCTCCGAGTCAGTCAGATCCCCGGGAAAGTGGGAGTTTATCTCAGTTATGAGTCTGGGACAGTTTCATTTTTCGGTGCAGACACCAAGTCCCATCTCCACACCTTCACTGGGAATAAATTCACGGAGAAAATGTATCCGTTCTTCTTTACTTCGGATTTAAAGAATTGCCTGAAAATCTAG
- the LOC119969346 gene encoding nuclear factor 7, ovary-like isoform X1, whose translation MAAAAGEDVQSLLEKATCPACLQFFSDPVSVRCGHSFCEKCLPQLYHHLDIIYSGHYSHLRHFVSPGFHVKHWWEWPTVFSFMYRVQFPDRICPICCQHFDNSFRPDQTLANLTAKVGALKLHPTERESELRCQEHEEEVKLFCETDGEFLCTKCQSEGKHKDHPILPIYPTLPMTQEEASRCFRFCKLRKWAFKEMEQKQKEEIPRVKEQSSSLQTHIASEFSKMHQILTEKELCLLRDLREEEERILEPMEKNLGEIQKNLAKIQDQLSFFQKHMEHKDSERFQEEAFVHHLRNWYPDTSGIIKSEGLHKKKFTNPLGDPLWKDLLPAINPESHRAEMVSVTLDVETANPQLEVSDDRRLLKYTGSKRSSLPDTRKRFMDSPCVLGSEGFTSGRHYWEVEVTGNRGWRLGVAAESVERKRGVSLCPENRFWTIGRDWSQLSINSSLRSPLRVSQIPGKVGVYLSYESGTVSFFGADTKSHLHTFTGNKFTEKMYPFFFTSDLKNCLKI comes from the exons ATGGCGGCGGCGgcgggagaggatgtgcagag tctgctGGAGAAGGCAACATGTCCGGCTTGTCTTCAATTCTTCAGCGATCCGGTTTCAGTGAGGTGTGGACACAGCTTCTGTGAGAAGTGTCTCCCCCAGCTCTATCACCACCTtgacattatttacagcggtcactATTCTCACCTGCGTCACTTTGTCTCCCCAGGCTTTCATGTTAAACATTGGTGGGAATGGCCCACAGTCTTTAGTTTTATGTATCGGGTGCAATTCCCGGATAGAATCTGCCCCATTTGTTGTCAGCATTTTGACAACTCCTTCCGTCCAGATCAGACTTTAGCCAATCTGACCGCAAAAGTTGGAGCATTAAAGCTCCATCCGACAGAGCGGGAAAGTGAGCTCCGCTGTCAGGAACATGAGGAAGAGGTGAAGCTGTTTTGTGAAACTGATGGTGAATTTCTCTGCACCAAGTGTCAGTCTGAGGGGAAACACAAAGATCATCCCATCCTGCCCATTTACCCAACTCTCCCCATGACCCAGGAGGAGGCATCAAGATGTTTCCGCTTTTGCAAGTTGAGGAAATGGGCGTTTAAAGAAATGGAGCAGAAGCAGAAAGAGGAGATTCCCCGAGTTAAGGAGCAGTCAAGCAGTCTGCAGACCCACATCGCATCCGAGTTCAGTAAAATGCACCAGATTCTCACTGAGAAAGAGCTGTGTTTACTCAGAGATCTCAGGGAAGAAGAGGAGAGGATTCTCGAACCAATGGAGAAAAACCTTGGAGAGATTCAGAAGAATTTAGCAAAGATTCAAGATCAACTGTCATTCTTTCAAAAACACATGGAACACAAAGACAGCGAGAGGTTCCAAGAGGAAGCGTTTGTACATCACTTGAGAAATTGGTATCCGGACACCAGCGGAATAATAAAATCTGAAGGACTGCATAAAAAAAAATTCACCAACCCTTTGGGTGATCCACTTTGGAAAGATTTGCTGCCTGCCATTAACCCCGAATCTCACAGAGCTGAAATGGTCTCTGTGACTCTGGATGTGGAAACAGCGAATCCCCAACTCGAGGTGTCAGACGATCGGAGGCTTTTGAAATACACCGGTTCGAAGAGGTCAAGTCTCCCTGACACCAGGAAGAGGTTTATGGACAGTCCCTGTGTGCTGGGGTCAGAGGGATTCACATCGGGGAGACATtactgggaggtggaggtgacgGGGAATCGGGGCTGGAGACTGGGAGTAgccgcagaatctgtggagaggaagagaggggtcAGTCTGTGCCCAGAGAATAGATTCTGGACCATTGGGCGGGATTGGAGCCAGCTTTCTATAAACTCCTCTCTTCGATCCCCTCTCCGAGTCAGTCAGATCCCCGGGAAAGTGGGAGTTTATCTCAGTTATGAGTCTGGGACAGTTTCATTTTTCGGTGCAGACACCAAGTCCCATCTCCACACCTTCACTGGGAATAAATTCACGGAGAAAATGTATCCGTTCTTCTTTACTTCGGATTTAAAGAATTGCCTGAAAATCTAG
- the LOC119969346 gene encoding nuclear factor 7, ovary-like isoform X2, giving the protein MAAAGEDVQSLLEKATCPACLQFFSDPVSVRCGHSFCEKCLPQLYHHLDIIYSGHYSHLRHFVSPGFHVKHWWEWPTVFSFMYRVQFPDRICPICCQHFDNSFRPDQTLANLTAKVGALKLHPTERESELRCQEHEEEVKLFCETDGEFLCTKCQSEGKHKDHPILPIYPTLPMTQEEASRCFRFCKLRKWAFKEMEQKQKEEIPRVKEQSSSLQTHIASEFSKMHQILTEKELCLLRDLREEEERILEPMEKNLGEIQKNLAKIQDQLSFFQKHMEHKDSERFQEEAFVHHLRNWYPDTSGIIKSEGLHKKKFTNPLGDPLWKDLLPAINPESHRAEMVSVTLDVETANPQLEVSDDRRLLKYTGSKRSSLPDTRKRFMDSPCVLGSEGFTSGRHYWEVEVTGNRGWRLGVAAESVERKRGVSLCPENRFWTIGRDWSQLSINSSLRSPLRVSQIPGKVGVYLSYESGTVSFFGADTKSHLHTFTGNKFTEKMYPFFFTSDLKNCLKI; this is encoded by the coding sequence atggcggcggcgggagaggatgtgcagagtctgctGGAGAAGGCAACATGTCCGGCTTGTCTTCAATTCTTCAGCGATCCGGTTTCAGTGAGGTGTGGACACAGCTTCTGTGAGAAGTGTCTCCCCCAGCTCTATCACCACCTtgacattatttacagcggtcactATTCTCACCTGCGTCACTTTGTCTCCCCAGGCTTTCATGTTAAACATTGGTGGGAATGGCCCACAGTCTTTAGTTTTATGTATCGGGTGCAATTCCCGGATAGAATCTGCCCCATTTGTTGTCAGCATTTTGACAACTCCTTCCGTCCAGATCAGACTTTAGCCAATCTGACCGCAAAAGTTGGAGCATTAAAGCTCCATCCGACAGAGCGGGAAAGTGAGCTCCGCTGTCAGGAACATGAGGAAGAGGTGAAGCTGTTTTGTGAAACTGATGGTGAATTTCTCTGCACCAAGTGTCAGTCTGAGGGGAAACACAAAGATCATCCCATCCTGCCCATTTACCCAACTCTCCCCATGACCCAGGAGGAGGCATCAAGATGTTTCCGCTTTTGCAAGTTGAGGAAATGGGCGTTTAAAGAAATGGAGCAGAAGCAGAAAGAGGAGATTCCCCGAGTTAAGGAGCAGTCAAGCAGTCTGCAGACCCACATCGCATCCGAGTTCAGTAAAATGCACCAGATTCTCACTGAGAAAGAGCTGTGTTTACTCAGAGATCTCAGGGAAGAAGAGGAGAGGATTCTCGAACCAATGGAGAAAAACCTTGGAGAGATTCAGAAGAATTTAGCAAAGATTCAAGATCAACTGTCATTCTTTCAAAAACACATGGAACACAAAGACAGCGAGAGGTTCCAAGAGGAAGCGTTTGTACATCACTTGAGAAATTGGTATCCGGACACCAGCGGAATAATAAAATCTGAAGGACTGCATAAAAAAAAATTCACCAACCCTTTGGGTGATCCACTTTGGAAAGATTTGCTGCCTGCCATTAACCCCGAATCTCACAGAGCTGAAATGGTCTCTGTGACTCTGGATGTGGAAACAGCGAATCCCCAACTCGAGGTGTCAGACGATCGGAGGCTTTTGAAATACACCGGTTCGAAGAGGTCAAGTCTCCCTGACACCAGGAAGAGGTTTATGGACAGTCCCTGTGTGCTGGGGTCAGAGGGATTCACATCGGGGAGACATtactgggaggtggaggtgacgGGGAATCGGGGCTGGAGACTGGGAGTAgccgcagaatctgtggagaggaagagaggggtcAGTCTGTGCCCAGAGAATAGATTCTGGACCATTGGGCGGGATTGGAGCCAGCTTTCTATAAACTCCTCTCTTCGATCCCCTCTCCGAGTCAGTCAGATCCCCGGGAAAGTGGGAGTTTATCTCAGTTATGAGTCTGGGACAGTTTCATTTTTCGGTGCAGACACCAAGTCCCATCTCCACACCTTCACTGGGAATAAATTCACGGAGAAAATGTATCCGTTCTTCTTTACTTCGGATTTAAAGAATTGCCTGAAAATCTAG